In Reichenbachiella agarivorans, one genomic interval encodes:
- a CDS encoding transporter substrate-binding domain-containing protein — protein sequence MKTFKTYLLIAVVLLTSCNLLAQDRLNKIIESGELRVGMTGTQPPFSMKTKKGEIIGYDVDLANLLATSMELKLKIVEMPFAELIPSLNEGKIDLVISGMTITPTRNAKNAFAGPYMISGKSILTKSKVLANATNPQDINTNIKVVTLQGSTSQRFAEKHLTNVNLLLVTDYEIAINKIINNESDVMVADYPTCAYAMLKYPNSDLVVLNKPMTIEPIGIALPSNDALFVNLVDNYLESLMATGVLDMMEQKWFENPYWLLQL from the coding sequence ATGAAGACATTTAAGACATACTTATTGATTGCGGTCGTACTATTAACCTCATGCAATCTTTTGGCGCAAGACAGATTAAACAAAATCATAGAAAGCGGCGAGCTTCGTGTAGGCATGACGGGCACACAGCCTCCTTTCTCTATGAAAACCAAAAAAGGAGAAATCATTGGTTACGACGTAGACTTGGCCAATCTCTTGGCAACATCAATGGAATTGAAACTAAAAATAGTTGAAATGCCGTTTGCGGAGCTAATTCCAAGTCTGAACGAGGGTAAAATTGACTTGGTCATCTCTGGCATGACGATCACTCCTACTAGAAATGCAAAAAATGCCTTTGCTGGTCCGTATATGATCTCTGGCAAATCTATTCTCACCAAATCAAAAGTTCTTGCTAATGCAACCAATCCTCAGGACATCAATACCAACATCAAAGTGGTAACTCTACAAGGTTCAACCAGTCAGCGTTTCGCCGAAAAGCATCTGACCAACGTGAACTTGCTATTGGTGACTGATTACGAAATCGCCATCAACAAAATCATCAACAACGAATCTGATGTAATGGTGGCCGATTACCCAACATGTGCCTATGCGATGCTCAAATATCCAAACAGTGACTTGGTGGTATTGAACAAACCTATGACTATCGAGCCGATAGGAATCGCACTCCCTAGCAACGATGCGCTATTCGTCAATCTCGTAGACAACTATCTGGAGTCATTGATGGCCACAGGTGTATTGGATATGATGGAACAAAAATGGTTTGAAAACCCATACTGGTTGCTCCAACTGTAA
- the bshC gene encoding bacillithiol biosynthesis cysteine-adding enzyme BshC: MQVTKVNLQDTHSFSQFFIDYLSDKKELAAFYGLRPEIDSFGEQIKKKSFSMTHRKVLCQVLEDQYEGYEVASALAGNLSDLGLDNTYTVTTGHQLNIFTGPLYFIYKIVTVINACKELKAKYPDSNFVPVYWMASEDHDFDEISYFNLFGKKYQWACQDQGGVGRLSTASLEGLLAELPEKVELFEQAYRNHGNLADAVRCYVNDLFGEEGLVVLDADDDRLKALFAPVIKDDLLHHTANKLVEQTNQELLDLGYKTQIFPREINFFYLDEGLRERIIKEDGQYKVNNTNLTFSEEEILALVDSNPEKFSPNVVMRPLYQEMILPNLAYVGGPAEVIYWLQLGKVFEKYETAFPILLPRNFALYINKSLQKKADKFAWSDTELFKSTGDLQEAYLLQHADDSMSLNGEVEDLQKVFDQLIAKAEVIDGSLVGFISAEHAKSVKSLDNIGKRLKKSEEKKHEVALKQIEGVKEKLFPGGGLQERHDNFLNFYINNPNFIQELIGALEPFDLKMHVLKE, translated from the coding sequence ATGCAAGTCACTAAGGTCAATCTCCAAGACACTCATTCATTCTCTCAGTTTTTCATAGATTATTTGTCGGACAAAAAGGAACTTGCAGCCTTCTATGGTTTGAGACCAGAGATCGATTCGTTTGGAGAGCAGATCAAAAAAAAATCTTTTAGCATGACCCACCGCAAGGTACTCTGTCAGGTACTGGAGGATCAATACGAGGGCTATGAAGTCGCATCAGCTTTGGCTGGGAATCTATCAGACTTAGGATTGGACAACACCTATACAGTTACTACAGGGCACCAACTCAACATCTTCACCGGTCCGCTCTATTTCATCTACAAAATTGTCACCGTCATCAATGCCTGCAAGGAACTGAAGGCCAAGTATCCTGACAGCAACTTTGTGCCAGTCTATTGGATGGCCTCTGAAGACCATGATTTTGATGAGATTTCTTATTTCAACCTATTCGGTAAAAAGTACCAATGGGCCTGTCAGGATCAGGGAGGAGTGGGGCGCCTGTCCACCGCATCTTTGGAAGGGCTCTTGGCCGAGTTGCCGGAGAAAGTGGAGTTGTTCGAGCAGGCCTATCGCAATCATGGCAATCTGGCGGATGCCGTCCGCTGCTACGTCAATGACCTATTTGGCGAAGAAGGCTTGGTAGTCCTAGACGCAGATGACGACCGATTGAAAGCACTATTTGCACCAGTGATCAAGGATGATTTGCTTCACCATACGGCAAATAAGCTTGTAGAGCAAACCAACCAAGAACTATTAGATTTGGGATACAAAACCCAAATATTTCCTCGCGAGATCAATTTCTTCTACCTCGATGAAGGTCTCCGAGAGAGAATCATCAAAGAAGACGGTCAATACAAAGTCAACAACACTAACCTTACATTTAGCGAAGAGGAAATTCTTGCTCTAGTTGATTCCAATCCCGAAAAATTCAGTCCCAACGTCGTGATGCGTCCGCTCTATCAGGAAATGATCTTGCCGAATCTTGCCTATGTGGGTGGCCCTGCAGAGGTGATCTATTGGTTGCAGTTGGGCAAGGTGTTTGAAAAATATGAGACAGCTTTCCCTATACTCTTACCCAGAAATTTCGCACTCTACATCAACAAAAGTTTGCAGAAGAAGGCAGACAAGTTCGCTTGGTCCGACACGGAATTGTTCAAATCCACGGGAGACTTACAGGAAGCCTATCTCCTTCAACATGCCGATGACAGCATGAGCCTCAACGGCGAAGTAGAGGACTTGCAAAAGGTATTTGATCAACTGATTGCCAAGGCTGAAGTCATCGATGGCTCTCTAGTAGGATTCATCTCTGCCGAACATGCCAAGTCTGTCAAGAGTCTCGACAACATCGGCAAGCGACTCAAAAAGTCCGAAGAAAAGAAACATGAAGTGGCCTTGAAACAAATAGAGGGAGTGAAAGAAAAACTATTCCCAGGCGGAGGACTCCAAGAGCGTCACGACAACTTCCTCAACTTCTACATCAACAACCCCAATTTCATCCAAGAACTAATAGGAGCACTAGAACCATTCGATCTCAAGATGCATGTATTGAAGGAGTAG
- a CDS encoding helix-turn-helix transcriptional regulator, translated as MKNSTLLTNLFNSYGHYLAPRSAGIKKLDFDKILATVFSPGPFYHYILDSPTLTFESASESTKQMMGICIVDQPLEVLINLIHPDDFGYMLKCEEYVANFLTTQVTPDKVTHYKISYCLREKVKDGSYRLFMMQNLAVQTTDTGSLLKVLGIHTDISHITNTNNYKLSLTGLNGEPSYLGIDIMNEANVSEFNSNPFTKREIEVIKLLTQGYTAKEMSDMLNISKETIISHKKNAMSKSSSKNSNQLIAYCISRGLI; from the coding sequence TTGAAGAATAGCACATTACTCACCAATCTTTTCAACAGTTACGGACACTATTTAGCTCCCCGCTCTGCTGGCATCAAAAAGCTCGATTTTGACAAAATCCTAGCTACTGTTTTTTCTCCTGGCCCTTTCTATCATTATATTTTAGATTCTCCTACATTGACTTTCGAAAGTGCAAGTGAGTCCACGAAACAAATGATGGGTATTTGTATAGTGGATCAGCCTCTAGAAGTCCTAATTAACCTCATTCATCCTGATGATTTTGGATACATGCTCAAATGTGAAGAATATGTAGCTAACTTTCTAACCACCCAAGTGACACCAGATAAAGTGACCCATTACAAAATCAGTTATTGTCTGCGCGAAAAAGTCAAAGATGGCTCATACAGGTTGTTCATGATGCAGAATCTTGCCGTTCAGACCACAGATACTGGATCTCTTCTCAAAGTCCTCGGGATACATACCGACATATCTCACATCACCAATACCAACAACTACAAGCTATCACTAACAGGTCTCAATGGAGAACCGTCTTATTTGGGGATAGACATCATGAATGAGGCTAATGTCTCTGAGTTCAACTCCAACCCCTTTACAAAGCGTGAAATAGAAGTCATCAAATTATTGACTCAAGGCTATACAGCCAAAGAAATGTCTGACATGCTCAACATATCTAAAGAGACAATCATTTCTCACAAAAAGAATGCAATGAGTAAATCAAGTTCCAAAAATTCCAATCAGCTGATAGCCTACTGTATCAGCAGAGGCTTGATATAA
- a CDS encoding 2-hydroxyacid dehydrogenase has translation MKVAIFSTKPYDKTYLDKRNKTYNHQLTYYEHSLDWTIIDLIKGFDAVCVFVNDHINAAIVQRLSENGIKIIALRCAGFNNVDLKACAKHHIKVVRVPAYSPESVAEHAMALILTLNRKTHKAYNRVREGNFSLDHLIGFNLYKRTVGVIGTGKIGAAFCRVVKGFGCEIVAYDMYPNEALKEIGVRYVSLDEVYTASDIISLHCPLTPETRHLISATSLSKMKKDVMIINTSRGALIHTQDIIQSLKKSEVGYLGLDVYEQEEHLFFEDLSDTIIEDDTLMRLISFPNVLITSHQAFLTAEALDSIADTVLGNLTTFERNEELVNEVKA, from the coding sequence ATGAAAGTAGCCATATTCAGTACCAAACCTTACGACAAGACTTATCTCGATAAAAGAAACAAAACCTACAACCACCAGTTGACTTATTACGAGCATTCATTAGACTGGACGATCATAGATTTGATCAAAGGTTTCGATGCAGTTTGTGTGTTCGTCAATGACCATATCAATGCGGCAATCGTCCAAAGACTATCGGAGAATGGCATCAAAATCATTGCATTACGTTGTGCAGGATTCAACAACGTAGACCTCAAAGCATGTGCTAAACACCATATAAAAGTAGTCAGAGTACCTGCCTACTCGCCTGAGTCTGTTGCAGAGCATGCGATGGCACTAATCCTTACTTTGAATCGCAAAACGCACAAAGCCTACAACAGAGTCCGAGAGGGCAACTTCTCACTGGATCACCTGATTGGGTTCAATCTCTACAAGCGAACCGTAGGCGTGATCGGTACTGGTAAGATAGGGGCAGCATTCTGTCGGGTTGTTAAAGGTTTTGGCTGTGAAATCGTTGCCTATGACATGTATCCCAATGAAGCACTCAAAGAAATCGGGGTTCGCTATGTGAGTTTGGACGAAGTGTACACAGCATCAGACATCATATCTCTTCATTGTCCTTTGACTCCAGAAACGCGACATCTCATCAGTGCCACGTCCTTGTCCAAAATGAAAAAAGACGTCATGATCATCAATACCAGCCGTGGTGCTTTGATCCATACTCAGGACATCATTCAATCCCTGAAAAAAAGCGAGGTGGGTTATCTAGGACTAGATGTGTATGAGCAAGAGGAACACCTTTTCTTTGAAGACCTCTCTGACACCATCATCGAGGATGACACCCTCATGCGATTGATCAGTTTTCCCAATGTACTGATTACTTCACACCAAGCATTTTTGACCGCAGAGGCATTGGACAGCATTGCCGACACAGTTTTGGGCAACCTAACTACTTTCGAGAGAAATGAAGAACTCGTCAATGAAGTGAAAGCATAG
- the typA gene encoding translational GTPase TypA — translation MTDIRNVAIIAHVDHGKTTLVDKIIYAAQANDAKRSQDNNDLILDSNDLEKERGITILSKNVSVQYKGTKINIIDTPGHADFGGEVERVLSMADGVILLVDAFEGAMPQTRFVLGKALGLGLKPIVVVNKVDKENCRPDEVHEEVFDLMFNLEATEDQLDFPTLYGSSKNGWMSHDWKNETDNLEPLLDTILEKIPAPEQKEGVLRLKITSLDFSAFTGRIAIGRIHQGSIKVGQSLGLTKIDGTVKRVRIKELHVFEGLGKRSVEEVTCGDICAVTGIESFDIGDTITDFDNPEPLERVGVDEPTMNMLFTINNSPFFGKEGKFVTSRHLRDRLMKEIEKNLALKVESTDSEDKFLVYGRGVLHLSVLIETMRREGYELQVGQPQVIYKEIDGKKHEPIEHLVIDVPEEVSGKAIELVTKRKGEMTIMEPKGDVQHLEFNIPARGLIGLRNQVLTATAGEAVMTHRFSGYEPYKGDIPERMNGSLVSMETGPGTAYAIDKLQDRGIFFVSPGDELYVGQVIGEHSRANDLAVNIQKGKQLTNMRKSGTDASMKIAPAKKFSLEEALEYINKDEYVEVTPLSLRMRKINFKA, via the coding sequence ATGACTGATATAAGGAATGTAGCAATTATTGCTCACGTTGACCATGGCAAAACTACATTGGTTGACAAAATCATTTATGCAGCACAAGCAAATGATGCAAAAAGATCACAGGACAACAATGATTTGATCCTCGATTCAAATGATCTTGAGAAGGAGCGTGGTATCACCATTCTCTCAAAAAATGTATCTGTACAATACAAAGGAACTAAAATCAACATCATTGATACTCCTGGTCACGCCGATTTCGGAGGTGAAGTAGAAAGAGTATTGAGCATGGCCGATGGTGTAATCTTGCTTGTAGATGCATTCGAAGGCGCTATGCCTCAGACACGATTCGTATTGGGCAAGGCACTTGGCCTTGGATTGAAGCCTATCGTAGTAGTCAACAAAGTGGACAAAGAAAACTGCCGTCCAGATGAAGTACACGAAGAAGTTTTCGACTTGATGTTCAACCTAGAGGCTACAGAAGATCAGTTGGATTTCCCTACGCTATACGGTTCTTCTAAAAACGGCTGGATGAGCCATGATTGGAAAAATGAAACTGACAATCTAGAACCACTTTTGGATACGATTCTTGAGAAAATCCCTGCACCTGAGCAAAAAGAAGGCGTATTGAGATTGAAAATCACCTCATTGGATTTCTCGGCATTTACAGGACGTATCGCCATCGGTAGAATCCACCAAGGATCTATCAAAGTAGGACAAAGCCTAGGTTTGACCAAAATTGACGGTACCGTCAAAAGAGTAAGAATCAAAGAATTGCACGTATTCGAAGGGTTGGGCAAGAGAAGTGTCGAAGAAGTAACCTGTGGAGATATCTGCGCAGTGACTGGTATCGAAAGCTTTGATATCGGCGACACCATCACTGATTTTGACAATCCAGAACCACTAGAAAGAGTAGGTGTAGATGAACCAACCATGAACATGCTCTTCACTATCAACAACTCACCATTCTTTGGGAAGGAAGGGAAATTTGTCACCTCAAGACACTTGAGAGACAGATTGATGAAAGAAATAGAAAAGAATTTGGCATTAAAAGTAGAATCAACAGATAGTGAGGATAAATTCTTGGTTTATGGTAGAGGCGTACTTCACTTGTCTGTTTTGATAGAAACGATGAGAAGAGAAGGGTATGAACTACAAGTGGGTCAGCCACAGGTAATCTACAAGGAAATTGATGGCAAGAAACACGAGCCAATCGAACACCTTGTGATCGACGTGCCAGAAGAAGTGTCTGGAAAAGCCATCGAATTGGTGACCAAAAGAAAAGGTGAAATGACGATCATGGAACCTAAAGGTGATGTACAGCATTTGGAATTCAACATCCCAGCCAGAGGTTTGATTGGATTGAGAAACCAAGTATTGACAGCTACTGCTGGAGAAGCTGTGATGACACACAGATTCAGTGGATATGAGCCATACAAAGGCGACATTCCTGAGCGTATGAATGGTTCGTTGGTATCCATGGAAACAGGACCTGGTACAGCTTATGCTATTGACAAATTGCAAGACAGAGGTATATTCTTCGTCTCTCCAGGTGATGAGTTGTACGTAGGTCAGGTAATCGGTGAGCACTCTCGTGCCAATGATTTGGCTGTCAACATCCAAAAAGGAAAGCAATTGACTAACATGAGAAAATCTGGTACAGACGCAAGTATGAAAATTGCACCTGCCAAAAAATTCTCATTGGAAGAAGCATTGGAATACATCAACAAGGATGAGTATGTAGAGGTGACTCCACTTTCTCTCCGAATGAGAAAAATCAATTTCAAGGCTTAA
- a CDS encoding YqaA family protein, with amino-acid sequence MKTNENKYKFLLANLTKGMLWLVTIIVLFLIGKHYFQNGYQDLMDQMADQPILVFSTFTLSEILFGIFPPELFMIWSLHQGQLDIYIFYITTLTAISYLAGIIGYFIGSKLSQSIIYYKLTHQFIQPLETNVQRFGGFMIVIAAVTPIPFSAICMLTGAAHYPFGRFLTYALSRVLRFGVYAYIIWLVDKI; translated from the coding sequence TTGAAAACCAACGAAAACAAATACAAATTCTTGCTAGCTAATCTGACCAAAGGCATGCTTTGGTTGGTAACAATCATTGTGCTTTTTCTCATTGGCAAACACTACTTTCAGAATGGTTACCAAGATTTGATGGATCAGATGGCCGACCAACCTATTTTGGTCTTCTCTACTTTCACCTTATCCGAAATCCTCTTCGGAATTTTCCCTCCCGAACTATTCATGATATGGTCACTGCACCAAGGCCAACTTGACATTTACATATTCTACATCACGACATTGACAGCCATATCCTATTTGGCAGGAATTATTGGCTATTTCATTGGGTCAAAACTCAGTCAATCAATCATTTACTACAAACTGACCCATCAATTTATACAGCCGCTAGAGACCAATGTACAGCGTTTTGGTGGATTCATGATTGTCATAGCTGCAGTGACTCCAATTCCCTTTTCGGCCATCTGTATGCTGACTGGAGCCGCTCATTATCCATTCGGTAGATTCCTGACTTATGCACTCAGTAGAGTGCTCAGATTTGGTGTATATGCCTACATCATCTGGCTGGTAGACAAGATTTAA
- the recQ gene encoding DNA helicase RecQ gives MSEPLLANAHTILKDVFGYSSFRPLQEDVITSALDGKDSLVIMPTGGGKSMCFQLPALVQDGACLVISPLISLMRDQVEALKQNGVSSAYLNSSLTAPEQREIEEKFLSGEIKILYVSPEKLLTRDFYNVIRSVTLNLIAIDEAHCISQWGHDFRPEYTQLDFLKKQFPTVPIMALTATADKATRTDILNQLGILHAKTYLASFDRPNLNLTVRAAQGRIESIIGLIKQAPNESGIVYCLSRKSCETVAAKLQANGIDADFYHAGMPADVRNNTQERFIRDDLKVVCATIAFGMGIDKSNVRWVIHYNLPKNLESYYQEIGRAGRDGLDSKTLLFFSYADVVQLKQFMEDSPQKALLEAKLQRMQQFAEATTCRRRVLLSYFGEQMERDCGNCDVCRNPPEFMDGTILAQKALSACARTREQVGMRMLIDILRGSHRQEIVQLGYHEIKTYGAGRDHSYFEWQHFIGQFLNLGLFEIAFDNHNILRITETGKKALTGSIPVQITKPESEIERKERMKAPQPSKTALRSNELFERLRNLRKKIAQELEIPAYVVFNDATLEEMAAKHPTTEETLMEISGVGQQKITRFGDAFLTEIIAFVKEKATQGEKITGATHLITFDLLQEGNSPEQIAEQRKLNIVTIYSHLATLYEQGKPIDIRSYLSEEEEVKIIAGIEKTGETEKLKPLFDYFKEEIPYYKLRLAMAVYKKRL, from the coding sequence ATGTCCGAACCACTTCTCGCCAATGCCCATACTATCCTCAAAGATGTCTTTGGCTACAGCAGTTTTAGACCTCTGCAAGAAGATGTCATCACGAGTGCTTTGGACGGAAAAGATTCTTTGGTCATCATGCCAACTGGCGGTGGCAAGTCTATGTGCTTTCAACTCCCTGCACTGGTGCAGGATGGCGCTTGTTTGGTCATTTCACCATTAATCTCACTGATGCGTGATCAAGTGGAAGCCCTCAAACAAAACGGAGTATCCTCTGCCTACCTCAATAGTTCACTCACTGCACCAGAGCAAAGAGAAATCGAAGAAAAGTTTCTGTCAGGAGAGATCAAAATCCTCTACGTTTCTCCAGAAAAACTCCTTACCAGAGACTTTTACAACGTGATCCGGTCTGTGACCCTCAACCTGATTGCAATAGATGAAGCGCATTGTATCTCTCAATGGGGGCACGATTTTCGTCCAGAATACACGCAACTGGACTTCCTCAAAAAGCAGTTTCCCACAGTTCCGATCATGGCACTGACTGCCACTGCGGACAAAGCCACAAGAACCGATATCCTCAATCAGCTAGGGATTCTCCATGCCAAAACCTATCTGGCGTCATTTGACAGACCCAACCTGAACTTGACCGTCCGCGCAGCACAGGGCAGGATAGAATCCATCATTGGACTGATCAAACAAGCTCCCAACGAATCAGGTATCGTCTATTGCTTGAGCAGAAAGAGCTGTGAAACAGTAGCCGCCAAACTCCAAGCCAATGGCATTGATGCGGATTTTTACCATGCGGGTATGCCTGCTGATGTGCGCAACAACACCCAAGAAAGATTCATCAGAGACGATCTCAAGGTGGTCTGTGCGACGATTGCCTTTGGAATGGGGATCGACAAATCCAACGTACGATGGGTCATCCACTACAACTTGCCCAAAAACCTCGAAAGCTACTACCAAGAAATCGGTCGTGCTGGTAGAGATGGTTTAGATTCTAAAACTTTGCTGTTCTTCAGTTATGCAGATGTGGTACAGCTCAAGCAGTTTATGGAAGACAGTCCCCAAAAAGCTCTGCTAGAGGCGAAACTTCAACGGATGCAGCAGTTTGCCGAGGCAACCACCTGTCGCCGGCGTGTCCTCCTCAGCTACTTTGGCGAGCAGATGGAGCGAGACTGTGGTAACTGTGACGTGTGCCGCAATCCACCCGAATTTATGGACGGAACCATATTGGCACAAAAAGCACTGTCAGCCTGCGCCCGCACCAGAGAGCAAGTAGGCATGCGCATGCTCATTGACATCCTGAGAGGATCTCACAGACAGGAAATCGTGCAGTTGGGCTACCACGAGATCAAAACCTATGGAGCCGGCAGAGACCACTCCTATTTCGAATGGCAGCATTTCATCGGACAGTTCCTCAACTTGGGGTTGTTTGAGATCGCATTTGACAACCACAACATTCTGCGCATCACAGAAACAGGCAAAAAAGCCCTGACTGGCAGCATCCCTGTACAAATCACCAAGCCAGAAAGTGAAATCGAGCGCAAGGAAAGAATGAAGGCACCACAGCCTAGCAAGACTGCCCTCCGCTCCAACGAACTCTTTGAGCGTCTGCGCAATCTCAGAAAGAAGATCGCACAGGAACTAGAAATCCCAGCTTATGTAGTATTCAACGACGCAACGTTGGAAGAAATGGCGGCTAAACATCCTACCACCGAAGAGACACTCATGGAAATATCAGGTGTGGGTCAACAAAAGATAACTCGCTTTGGCGATGCATTCTTGACGGAGATTATTGCCTTTGTCAAGGAAAAAGCCACTCAAGGTGAAAAAATCACGGGCGCTACCCACCTGATTACTTTTGACCTGCTCCAAGAAGGTAACAGCCCAGAGCAAATCGCTGAACAAAGAAAACTCAACATCGTCACCATTTATTCGCACCTCGCCACACTCTACGAACAAGGCAAACCCATCGATATCCGATCTTACCTCAGCGAAGAGGAAGAAGTGAAAATCATAGCAGGTATCGAAAAGACAGGTGAAACAGAAAAGTTGAAACCTCTCTTCGATTACTTCAAAGAAGAAATACCCTATTATAAATTGAGGTTGGCGATGGCGGTATATAAGAAGAGACTTTAG